The Microcoleus sp. FACHB-831 genome includes a region encoding these proteins:
- a CDS encoding YbjN domain-containing protein, which yields MTPKTDHHQLDTELMLRDRSQSTLTVHAIALSLTKQDDQIIECRLTLIVNPELYQRIDTDALFNLKPEVRGSFSVGKFQPELDIKIEISLKPDSLPHLVEHAADANEAANHILNLSGEQPDHPLLYTENWLGLSVKQQQESSETGYSTFWAYINPSALANGETSSEEIGNAIANFFKEWTEANLSEMTQNATSDILEGIVDFFQEMADVTIDAIAGVATSSGQIFEEMVNLFKEDEWPFYQIKGQPVLEMAFQGENGKWTCYAKVREKQQQFVFYSLCPINAPENKRMAIAEFVTRANSGTIVGNFELDFADGEIRYKTSIDVEGDRLSSALIKQMVYANVTMVDRYLPGIMSVIYSNVSPSDAIAQIED from the coding sequence ATGACCCCAAAGACTGACCATCATCAACTAGACACTGAGTTAATGCTACGCGATCGCTCCCAATCAACCCTAACCGTCCACGCGATCGCCCTCTCCCTAACCAAACAAGACGACCAAATCATCGAGTGTCGTCTCACCTTAATAGTCAACCCAGAACTCTACCAACGCATCGACACCGATGCCTTATTCAATCTTAAGCCGGAAGTGCGCGGCTCTTTCTCTGTTGGGAAATTCCAACCCGAACTAGATATCAAAATTGAAATTAGTTTAAAACCCGATTCACTACCGCATTTAGTAGAACACGCCGCAGATGCTAACGAAGCGGCAAATCATATCCTAAATCTTAGCGGGGAACAGCCAGACCACCCGCTACTATATACCGAGAATTGGTTGGGGTTGTCTGTCAAACAGCAACAGGAATCAAGCGAAACTGGCTACAGTACATTCTGGGCTTATATTAATCCATCTGCTCTAGCAAATGGCGAAACTTCCAGCGAAGAAATTGGCAATGCGATCGCTAACTTCTTCAAAGAGTGGACAGAAGCCAATCTGTCGGAGATGACTCAAAATGCCACGAGTGACATCCTTGAGGGAATTGTCGATTTCTTCCAAGAAATGGCTGATGTTACTATAGATGCGATCGCCGGGGTTGCGACTTCTAGCGGACAAATCTTTGAGGAAATGGTCAATTTATTCAAAGAGGATGAATGGCCTTTTTACCAGATTAAAGGACAGCCAGTTTTAGAGATGGCTTTTCAGGGTGAAAATGGCAAATGGACTTGCTACGCTAAGGTAAGAGAGAAACAGCAGCAATTTGTCTTTTACTCACTCTGCCCAATTAACGCCCCAGAAAACAAGCGAATGGCGATCGCAGAGTTCGTAACTAGAGCAAATTCTGGCACCATCGTTGGTAACTTTGAGCTAGACTTTGCCGATGGGGAAATTCGCTACAAAACAAGTATAGATGTTGAAGGCGATCGCCTCAGTTCCGCACTAATCAAACAGATGGTTTATGCCAACGTCACGATGGTGGATCGGTACCTACCTGGAATTATGTCTGTTATCTATAGTAATGTGTCGCCAAGTGATGCGATCGCGCAAATAGAAGATTAG
- a CDS encoding 3-isopropylmalate dehydratase large subunit: MGMTLTEKILARAAGRSVVEPGDNIWVNVDLLMTHDVCGPGTIGVFHREFGSDAKVWDKEKIVLIPDHYIFTADERANRNVDILRDFAKEQDIKYFYDITDRSNFKANPDYKGVCHIALAQEGHTRPGEVLFGTDSHTCNAGAFGQFATGIGNTDAGFIMGTGKLLIKVPATMRFVLNGELPPYLLAKDLILQIIGDISVAGATYRTMEFAGSTVESLTMEERMTLCNMVIEAGGKNGVIAPDETTFEYVRARTNKPFEPVYTDADAKFYSDRTYDVTQLEPVVAQPHSPDNRALARECSDVKIDRVYIGSCTGGKTSDFVNAARILKGRKVKVPTYIVPATQKVYEDLFIQKYEGQTISEIFLDAGCIEPAAPSCAACLGGPKDTFGRMNEPEICVSTTNRNFPGRMGNKEAGIYLASPYTAAASALTGYVTDPREFI; this comes from the coding sequence ATGGGGATGACCCTCACTGAAAAAATATTGGCTCGTGCAGCGGGTAGATCTGTTGTTGAACCGGGGGACAATATTTGGGTCAATGTTGACCTGTTAATGACTCACGACGTTTGCGGGCCAGGTACGATTGGCGTATTCCATCGCGAATTTGGTTCGGATGCCAAAGTCTGGGATAAAGAAAAAATTGTTCTAATTCCAGACCACTACATCTTTACCGCCGACGAACGCGCTAACCGCAACGTCGATATCTTGCGCGACTTTGCCAAAGAGCAAGATATTAAATACTTCTACGACATCACCGACCGTTCTAACTTCAAAGCCAACCCAGATTACAAAGGCGTTTGCCACATTGCATTAGCACAAGAGGGTCATACTCGTCCCGGTGAAGTATTATTTGGCACTGACTCCCACACTTGTAACGCTGGTGCTTTCGGTCAATTTGCTACGGGAATTGGCAATACCGATGCTGGCTTTATCATGGGTACTGGCAAGCTGCTGATTAAAGTCCCCGCCACGATGCGCTTTGTATTGAATGGCGAATTGCCTCCTTACTTGTTGGCGAAAGACTTAATTTTGCAAATCATCGGTGATATTAGCGTCGCGGGTGCAACTTATCGCACGATGGAATTTGCCGGATCGACCGTTGAAAGCCTGACAATGGAAGAACGGATGACGCTGTGCAACATGGTGATTGAAGCTGGCGGTAAGAATGGCGTCATTGCCCCAGATGAGACTACTTTTGAGTATGTTAGGGCAAGGACTAACAAGCCATTTGAGCCAGTTTACACGGATGCGGATGCGAAATTTTATAGCGATCGCACCTATGATGTCACGCAACTAGAGCCAGTTGTCGCCCAACCCCACTCGCCAGACAATCGCGCCTTAGCGCGGGAGTGCAGCGATGTGAAAATTGACCGAGTTTATATCGGTTCCTGCACTGGCGGTAAGACATCAGACTTTGTGAATGCAGCGCGAATTCTTAAAGGTAGGAAAGTGAAAGTTCCCACCTATATAGTGCCAGCAACTCAGAAAGTCTACGAAGATTTGTTTATTCAGAAATACGAAGGGCAAACCATCTCGGAAATTTTCTTAGATGCGGGTTGCATCGAACCTGCTGCGCCTTCATGCGCTGCTTGTTTGGGTGGTCCAAAAGACACCTTCGGGCGAATGAATGAACCAGAAATCTGCGTTTCTACAACTAACCGCAATTTCCCCGGACGTATGGGTAATAAAGAAGCTGGAATTTATCTAGCGTCGCCTTATACAGCAGCAGCATCGGCGCTGACTGGATACGTTACCGACCCCCGCGAGTTTATCTAA